The following are encoded together in the Malaya genurostris strain Urasoe2022 chromosome 3, Malgen_1.1, whole genome shotgun sequence genome:
- the LOC131435977 gene encoding GDP-fucose protein O-fucosyltransferase 1 isoform X4, with the protein MKFIIKFQCISFICNACLLLSVNAFGVDDNGYILYCPCMGRFGNQAEHFLGALGFAHGLNRTLVIPPWVEYRKGEAKSIQVPFDDYFQVTPLLDYHKVMTMGSFMINLAPSLWPPKNRISFCYMERMGLGGNSDGGCNAKSGNPFGPFWDTFNIDFVGSEFFGPKLNYDVYHHDMANKWNQKYPANVWPVIAFTGAPASFPIQSENRELHKYLKWSINIENAALDFIRNSLPKGAFMGIHLRNGIDWVRACDHVRESSNLFSSPQCLGYRNEKGSLTLDMCLPSKEIIIRQIKRQIKKHKESHNNNEIKSIFVASDGNHMINDLSEALKRMNIVVVKLFNNNPHLDLAILGMSNHFIGNCVSSFTAFVKRERDAKGFPSTFWAFPEEKHVQKISKDNLLFAHEEL; encoded by the coding sequence GTCGGTTTGGCAACCAAGCTGAACACTTTTTAGGAGCGTTAGGATTCGCACATGGTTTAAATCGGACACTTGTAATACCACCATGGGTAGAGTACCGGAAGGGAGAGGCAAAATCGATTCAAGTTCCGTTCGATGATTACTTTCAAGTAACACCCTTGCTAGATTATCACAAAGTAATGACCATGGGGagttttatgataaatttggcACCATCGCTGTGGCCTCCCAAAAATCGAATCTCCTTCTGTTACATGGAACGAATGGGTTTAGGAGGTAACTCGGATGGCGGTTGCAATGCCAAGAGCGGCAATCCATTTGGACCGTTTTGGGATACATTCAACATTGATTTTGTGGGTTCTGAGTTTTTCGGACCCAAGTTGAACTATGACGTGTATCATCATGACATGGCAAATAAATGGAATCAAAAATACCCTGCAAATGTATGGCCTGTGATCGCTTTCACAGGTGCCCCGGCTAGTTTTCCTATTCAAAGCGAAAACCGCGAATTGCATAAATATTTAAAATGGTCGATCAATATTGAGAACGCTGCACTCGATTTTATAAGAAATTCATTACCCAAAGGTGCTTTCATGGGAATTCATCTGCGCAACGGAATAGATTGGGTGCGAGCTTGTGATCACGTCAGAGAAAGTTCCAACCTGTTCTCTTCTCCACAATGTCTAGGATACCGCAACGAGAAAGGATCACTTACGTTAGACATGTGTTTACCATCGAAAGAAATTATTATTCGTCAGATTAAGCGGCAAATCAAGAAACACAAAGAATCCCATAATAACAATGAAATCAAATCAATCTTTGTTGCTTCCGATGGAAATCACATGATTAATGATTTGAGTGAAGCTCTGAAGCGGATGAACATCGTCGTAGTAAAACTATTTAACAATAATCCACATCTAGATTTGGCGATCCTAGGAATGTCCAACCACTTCATCGGCAATTGTGTATCATCGTTCACGGCTTTTGTGAAGAGAGAGCGAGACGCTAAAGGTTTTCCATCGACGTTCTGGGCTTTCCCAGAAGAGAAACATGTACAGAAAATATCAAAAGATAACCTTTTGTTCGCTCATGAAGAACTGTAA